Within Sphingobium sp. SCG-1, the genomic segment CCCAGCGTCTCGGCGACCGATGGCCGCTCGAAGAATGGCGTGACGATAACGGGCCGTCCCTCGGCGGGGATGATCGCGGCAGTCAGGCGCTCGCTTCGATGCCAGCGGACGCCAGTGAAATAGGTGAGGCTCGCGCCCGGTTCGACAAGGATCGCGCCGATGTCGTGTTGCTGCATCAGCCGCTGCGCCCGCTCGATGCGCGCCGCCCGCTCCGCCCGGGAGATCGGCGCGACGCCGTTCGTCAGCGGCTTTAGACCGGGGATCGCCTCCTCCCGCGCGAGCGCCCGAAGCGGTCGTCCGATCGCCGCCGCCCCGCCGGCCAGTCCCAATCCCATCAGCAGGTTCCGACGATCAAGCATAGGCATAGGGACCACCCTGAACGAGAGCCGCCTGATAGGCCGGGCGCGTATGCATCCGGTCCAGCCACGCAATAAGATGCGGTCGGGATGCGTCGAGACCTGCGCGGGCGCGGGATGCCTCCAGCGGAAAGCTCATCATGATATCGGCCGCAGTGAAATCCTGACCCGCAAAATGAGGTCGCGCGGCCAGTTCGCTTTCAAGCCAGTCCAGATGCGTGTCGAGCATCCCCTGGATGGGCTTACGCGCTGGCCGGCCCAGCAGTCCGAGCTTCCGGACGACCAGCATCGCCAGAAGCGGCGGCATCATCGAGCCTTCGGCATAATGCAGGAAGTGGCGGTATCTCAGCGCGTCACCTGGATCACCAGGCGTGCCCAGGCGACTGCCCGCCTTGCCCACGAGATATTCGACGATCGCGCCGGTCTCGGCCACGATCTGCCCGTCGTCATCGATGACAGGAGACTTGCCCAGCGGATGGACGGCCTTCAATTCGGGAGGCGCGAGCATAGTCTTCGGGTTCCGTTGATAGCGGACCACGCTGTAGGGCAAGGAGAGTTCTTCGAGCAGCCAGAGAATCCGTTGCGAACGGCTATTCTCAAGGTGATGGACGATGATGGTCATGGGCGCTCCTTGTGCCGCGGAGGCTAACAGAGTTTGCAACGTGTCAAAGCGATTTCCCGCCGCTCTCACATAGCGATTGCCTCGCCACCCACTACCGGAGCGGGACCGAGGCCCGACCTACGCCAAAGCGCACTCGATGCCGAAACTGAAGCCGAAACTAAAGCCGACGCTGACGCCTCACCAAACGATCTCACGCCCCATAATGATAAAGGCCCGCGGCGTTCTCACGCTGCGGGCCTTTCGGATCATGAAACGGCAAGCAGGAGCCTCCACGCCAAGATGCCGGGTTGTACGTGCCCGGCGGCTCTCGCGTTTAGGCTTCCCCGTCTTCCGCTTCGTCGGGTTCGGGACCGGTCATCATGCCTTCCGCAACCTTCTCGGTCTTGGTGCGAATGGCTTTCTCGATCTTATCGGTGATCTCGGGATTTTCCTTGAGGAACGTCTTGGAATTCTCGCGGCCCTGCCCGATGCGGATCGAGTCATAGGAGAACCATGCGCCGGATTTCTCGACGATCCCGGCCTTCACACCGAGGTCGAGGATTTCACCGATCTTGGAAATGCCTTCGCCATACATGATGTCGAATTCGACTTGCTTGAACGGCGGCGCGACCTTGTTCTTCACGACCTTCACGCGGGTCGCGTTGCCGACAATATCGTCGCGATCCTTGATCTGGCCCGTGCGGCGAATGTCAAGGCGGACGGACGCATAGAATTTCAGCGCATTGCCGCCCGTCGTGGTTTCCGGATTGCCGTACATCACGCCAATCTTCATGCGCAGCTGATTGATGAAGATCACCATGCAGCGCGAACGACTGATCGAACCCGTCAGCTTGCGCAGCGATTGCGACATCAGACGCGCCTGCAGGCCCACATGGCTGTCGCCCATTTCGCCTTCGATTTCCGCACGCGGCACCAGCGCGGCCACCGAGTCCACCACCAGAACGTCGATGGCATTGGAACGCACCAGCGTGTCCACGATCTCCAGCGCCTGCTCACCCGTATCAGGTTGCGACACGATCAGTTCGTCGATGTTGACGCCCAGTTTCTTCGCATAGACCGGATCGAGCGCATGTTCCGCGTCCACGAACGCCGCTGTGCCGCCGCCCCTCTGCGCTTCGGCGATGACATGTAGCGCCAGCGTCGTCTTGCCCGAACTTTCCGGTCCATAGACTTCGATCACGCGACCGCGCGGCAGTCCACCCACACCCAATGCAATATCAAGGCCAAGGCTGCCCGTCGAAATCGCCTCGACCTGCATCGTCTCCTTGGAACCCAGCCGCATGGCCGATCCCTTGCCGAACGCGCGGTCGATCTGCGCCAGTGCGGCATCCAGCGCCTTCTGCCGGTCCTGTCCAGTCTTATCCATAGTCCCCGTCTTCTTGTCGGAATCAATCAGTTTCAGCATTGCTGTCATCACATGGTCTCCTGTCAAGCAATCCGGACACAATGCCGAACCGAGAGGAGCGCCCAAGCGGGCGCTTGGGCATCATGTATCGCATTTGTTCTCAGTGAACAAGAGGGGAACAGAATAAACTTCAGGCCGAGGCGCGGCCGGTATTCAGTCCACTCGCCAGCACCTTGTCCAGTGCCCGCTCCACTGCCCCGATCGTGAAGGGTTTCGCCAACGTCGGCCGATCCTCAAAGGTCGTAGGCACATCGTCGGAACTACCGCCAGTGGCGAACAGGAACGGCGTCCCCTGGTTCGCAAGCGCTTCGGCGACCGGCCAGGACTTCTCCCCTTGGAGATTGCAGTCGACGAT encodes:
- a CDS encoding glutathione S-transferase family protein, which codes for MTIIVHHLENSRSQRILWLLEELSLPYSVVRYQRNPKTMLAPPELKAVHPLGKSPVIDDDGQIVAETGAIVEYLVGKAGSRLGTPGDPGDALRYRHFLHYAEGSMMPPLLAMLVVRKLGLLGRPARKPIQGMLDTHLDWLESELAARPHFAGQDFTAADIMMSFPLEASRARAGLDASRPHLIAWLDRMHTRPAYQAALVQGGPYAYA
- the recA gene encoding recombinase RecA, whose protein sequence is MTAMLKLIDSDKKTGTMDKTGQDRQKALDAALAQIDRAFGKGSAMRLGSKETMQVEAISTGSLGLDIALGVGGLPRGRVIEVYGPESSGKTTLALHVIAEAQRGGGTAAFVDAEHALDPVYAKKLGVNIDELIVSQPDTGEQALEIVDTLVRSNAIDVLVVDSVAALVPRAEIEGEMGDSHVGLQARLMSQSLRKLTGSISRSRCMVIFINQLRMKIGVMYGNPETTTGGNALKFYASVRLDIRRTGQIKDRDDIVGNATRVKVVKNKVAPPFKQVEFDIMYGEGISKIGEILDLGVKAGIVEKSGAWFSYDSIRIGQGRENSKTFLKENPEITDKIEKAIRTKTEKVAEGMMTGPEPDEAEDGEA
- a CDS encoding response regulator translates to MTATKSILVVEDEAMIGMMLEDFLETLGYGVHGVAATVSEACALVDQGGFDAAIVDCNLQGEKSWPVAEALANQGTPFLFATGGSSDDVPTTFEDRPTLAKPFTIGAVERALDKVLASGLNTGRASA